A genome region from Deinococcus depolymerans includes the following:
- the argC gene encoding N-acetyl-gamma-glutamyl-phosphate reductase, producing the protein MHDQKTVAIVGGSGYAGGEFLRLALNHPHLNVTQVTSERNAGAMVSMVHPNLRGRTNLKFRRGAELDEADIIVLALPHGHAAHRIAEFEAKGKVIVDLSADFRLKDPEVYRATYGEAHPAPDTLGDWVYGNPELHREDLRGATRIACAGCFATSVILALYPLLKLGVLLPKDIIATGLVGSSAAGASASDSSHHPERAGSLRVYKPVGHRHTAEARQELPGHFPLHLTAISTPRVRGILTTAQAWIPDGYSDRDVWSAYREVYAQEPFIRIVKVARGIHRYPDPMLLDGTNYCDIGFEMDQDTGRVVLMSAIDNLVKGTAGHAIQSLNIALDWPETTGLEFAGLHPA; encoded by the coding sequence ATGCACGACCAGAAGACCGTCGCCATTGTCGGCGGAAGCGGCTACGCCGGCGGGGAATTCCTGCGCCTCGCCCTGAACCACCCCCACCTGAACGTCACGCAGGTCACCAGCGAACGCAACGCCGGGGCCATGGTCAGCATGGTTCACCCCAACCTGCGCGGCCGCACCAACCTCAAGTTCCGCCGGGGAGCCGAACTGGACGAGGCCGATATCATCGTGCTGGCCCTCCCGCACGGCCACGCCGCCCACCGCATCGCGGAATTCGAGGCCAAGGGCAAGGTCATCGTGGACCTCTCGGCCGACTTCCGCCTGAAAGACCCTGAGGTGTACCGCGCCACCTACGGCGAGGCCCACCCCGCGCCCGACACCCTGGGAGACTGGGTGTACGGCAACCCGGAACTGCACCGCGAGGACCTGCGCGGCGCGACCCGCATCGCCTGCGCCGGGTGCTTCGCCACCAGCGTCATCCTGGCGCTGTACCCGCTGCTGAAACTGGGCGTGCTGCTCCCCAAGGACATCATCGCCACCGGACTGGTCGGCAGCAGCGCCGCCGGGGCCAGCGCCAGCGACTCCTCTCACCACCCGGAACGCGCCGGGAGCCTGCGGGTGTACAAACCCGTCGGGCACCGCCACACCGCCGAGGCGCGGCAGGAGTTGCCCGGCCACTTCCCGCTGCACCTGACGGCCATCAGCACCCCGCGCGTGCGCGGCATCCTGACGACCGCGCAGGCCTGGATTCCCGACGGGTACAGCGACCGTGACGTCTGGAGCGCCTACCGCGAGGTGTACGCCCAGGAGCCCTTCATCCGCATCGTGAAGGTCGCCAGGGGGATTCACCGCTACCCGGACCCCATGCTGCTCGACGGCACCAACTACTGCGACATCGGCTTCGAGATGGACCAGGACACCGGCCGCGTCGTCCTGATGTCCGCCATCGACAACCTGGTGAAAGGCACCGCCGGGCACGCCATCCAGAGCCTGAACATCGCCCTGGACTGGCCCGAGACGACCGGGCTGGAATTCGCGGGACTGCACCCGGCGTAA
- the secD gene encoding protein translocase subunit SecD — protein MTYGNNRNKNGRRPPPRRAAPTASKPNLWTGLLLLLTLLASLAFIWRPWEHQNNLWSVWNDKFQFMTLGLDLKGGLRVELAPESGKATKDDLDRVKTVIENRINALGVAEPTVTVAGGKRVVVEIPGATPAVQQRALEIIQQTARLEFRIVQPNQQPDPKLAAEKPRSGGYTLAQLGPVEATGEVIQNAQAATDPQSGRWIVTFQNTDKGATTFGEFTGKNVGKLMAVVLDDQIQSVATIQQRLFRDVQISGNFDAEEAGQLALVLKSGALPIKIKTEAQRSIGPTLGADAIRSGAIAAVVGIALVFVMLFAYYGLWFGLVGALGLLFSSVVILGMLAGFGSTLTLPGIAGLVLTIGAAVDGNVISFERIKEELYRGKGIKNAIGAGYQHSMAAILDVNASHLLSALALYNYSTGPVKGFAVTLMIGVIAATFSNLVFAKWFMEWLAQRRPNMSAPQWIKDTKIDFIRPAPIITTLSVLLAIAGGVVLATRPLNYGVDFTSGTTLAIKTSAATDTEAVRSAVAGAGVAKVTEQSASIQRDVVPGMSGATYTIKVPELTVAETQRLSAAITKLPQGEVQSTETVGPAVGKELTDKTVKAVLLGMALILVYVGFRFDFIMGLGSILAVLHDVAIVMGLYSLLGLEFTIASVAALLTLIGYSLNDSIIVSDRIRENIREMRGRPYREIVNASINQTLSRTVMTSVSTMLPLISLLVFGGPVLRDFSLVLLVGIIIGTYSSIYIVAPLVVYFEEWNRRRKAGAQAAKA, from the coding sequence GTGACCTACGGTAATAATCGCAACAAGAACGGCCGGCGTCCGCCGCCGCGCCGCGCCGCACCCACGGCGTCGAAACCCAACCTCTGGACCGGGCTGCTGCTGCTGCTGACGCTGCTGGCGTCCCTGGCGTTCATCTGGCGTCCCTGGGAGCACCAGAACAATCTCTGGAGCGTCTGGAACGACAAGTTCCAGTTCATGACGCTGGGCCTGGACCTCAAGGGTGGCCTGCGCGTGGAACTCGCCCCGGAGTCCGGCAAGGCGACCAAGGATGACCTGGACCGCGTGAAGACGGTCATCGAGAACCGTATCAACGCGCTGGGTGTGGCCGAACCGACCGTGACGGTCGCCGGCGGCAAGCGCGTCGTCGTCGAGATTCCCGGCGCGACTCCGGCCGTGCAGCAGCGGGCGCTGGAAATCATCCAGCAGACCGCACGCCTGGAGTTCCGTATCGTGCAGCCCAACCAGCAGCCCGATCCCAAACTGGCGGCCGAGAAACCCCGTTCGGGCGGCTACACCCTGGCGCAGCTCGGGCCGGTGGAGGCGACCGGTGAGGTCATCCAGAATGCCCAGGCGGCCACCGATCCCCAGTCGGGGCGCTGGATCGTCACCTTCCAGAACACCGACAAGGGTGCCACCACCTTCGGGGAGTTCACGGGTAAGAACGTGGGCAAGCTGATGGCCGTGGTCCTGGACGACCAGATTCAGAGCGTGGCGACCATCCAGCAGCGCCTGTTCCGGGACGTGCAGATCAGCGGGAACTTCGACGCCGAGGAAGCTGGCCAGCTCGCGCTGGTGCTGAAGTCCGGGGCGCTGCCCATCAAGATCAAGACCGAGGCGCAGCGCTCCATCGGGCCGACGCTGGGGGCCGACGCGATCCGCAGCGGCGCCATTGCGGCCGTGGTGGGGATCGCGCTGGTGTTCGTGATGCTCTTCGCGTACTACGGCCTCTGGTTCGGGCTGGTGGGTGCGCTGGGCCTGCTGTTCTCCAGCGTCGTGATCCTGGGCATGCTGGCCGGCTTCGGGTCCACGCTGACGCTGCCGGGCATCGCGGGTCTGGTGCTGACGATCGGCGCGGCCGTGGACGGGAATGTGATCTCCTTCGAGCGCATCAAGGAGGAGCTGTACCGCGGGAAGGGCATCAAGAACGCCATCGGGGCGGGCTATCAGCACTCCATGGCCGCGATTCTGGACGTGAACGCCTCGCACCTGCTGTCGGCGCTGGCGCTGTACAACTACTCGACCGGTCCCGTGAAGGGCTTCGCGGTGACGCTGATGATCGGCGTGATCGCGGCGACGTTCTCGAACCTGGTGTTCGCGAAGTGGTTCATGGAGTGGCTCGCGCAGCGTCGGCCGAACATGAGCGCCCCGCAGTGGATCAAGGACACGAAGATCGACTTCATCCGGCCGGCGCCGATCATCACGACGCTCAGCGTCCTGCTCGCGATTGCCGGTGGCGTGGTGCTGGCGACCCGCCCGCTGAACTACGGCGTGGACTTCACGAGCGGCACCACCCTGGCCATCAAGACCTCGGCCGCCACCGATACCGAGGCCGTGCGTTCGGCCGTGGCGGGTGCGGGCGTGGCGAAGGTGACGGAGCAGAGCGCCAGCATTCAGCGGGACGTGGTTCCGGGCATGAGCGGCGCGACGTACACCATCAAGGTGCCGGAACTGACGGTGGCCGAGACGCAGCGCCTGAGCGCCGCCATCACGAAGCTGCCGCAGGGTGAGGTGCAGTCGACCGAGACGGTGGGGCCGGCGGTCGGGAAGGAGCTGACCGACAAGACCGTGAAGGCGGTGCTGCTGGGGATGGCCCTGATCCTGGTGTACGTGGGCTTCCGCTTTGACTTCATCATGGGACTGGGCAGCATCCTGGCCGTGCTGCATGACGTGGCGATCGTGATGGGCCTGTACTCGCTGCTGGGGCTGGAGTTCACCATCGCGTCCGTGGCGGCGCTGCTGACCCTGATCGGGTACTCGCTGAACGATTCGATCATCGTGTCGGACCGTATCCGCGAGAACATCCGGGAGATGCGTGGGCGGCCGTACCGCGAGATCGTGAATGCCAGCATCAACCAGACGCTGTCGCGGACGGTGATGACGTCGGTGAGCACCATGCTGCCGCTGATCAGCCTGCTGGTGTTCGGTGGCCCGGTGCTGCGTGATTTCAGCCTGGTACTGCTGGTGGGGATCATCATCGGGACGTACTCGAGCATCTACATCGTGGCGCCGCTGGTGGTGTACTTCGAGGAGTGGAACCGTCGCCGCAAGGCGGGGGCGCAGGCCGCGAAGGCCTGA
- the infB gene encoding translation initiation factor IF-2 produces the protein MSKVRIYTLAKDLGVDNAKMLELLDGLGVSYKSVSSTIEEDTVELIKQLLAEEAASGAPAEAKAAAPETAAETVTPETPATASAPAESAASEIPHRAPVVTIMGHVDHGKTSLLDYIRKTKVAAKEAGGITQHVGAFEAQTSKGKIVFIDTPGHEAFTTIRARGANVADIAIIVIAADDSLMPQTREAIAHAQAANVPMLIAINKVDLPQADPDRVKTDLTQLNLVPEEYGGDLVVVPVSAKTGEGVEDLLEYISLTAELEDLRADPKGTFGGVIIEGKVDKQAGVLATVMVQEGTLHVSDFLVVGENYGKIKAMTDSNGNRIKEAGPSTPVQVLGFSEVPSSGEKVQSAKNEHAAREIVAARASDRRDAENARVQRRLTLEEMMGPLGSVRTVNLILRADTQGSVEAIQGILARKESDDVKINVMLAGIGAPTEGDVLLASTAEATILCFSVTASGGVKKVADTKGVDIKSFRIIYELIDEVDRLIKGNVEPVFEEQYLGRAEVRMLIKHPKSGTIAGSYVTDGLFKRNAKAKVTRGKQVVYEGTIVGLKRFKDDVREVRTGFECGINLDWNDVMEGDIIEASEMVEVEQN, from the coding sequence ATGTCGAAAGTTCGAATCTATACCCTCGCCAAGGACCTTGGCGTCGATAACGCCAAAATGCTGGAACTGCTCGACGGTCTCGGCGTCTCCTACAAGAGCGTCAGCAGCACCATTGAGGAAGACACCGTCGAGCTGATCAAGCAGCTGCTCGCCGAGGAAGCCGCCTCGGGCGCCCCCGCCGAGGCGAAGGCCGCCGCACCGGAAACGGCCGCCGAAACCGTCACCCCCGAAACGCCCGCCACGGCCAGCGCCCCCGCCGAGAGCGCCGCGAGCGAGATCCCGCACCGCGCGCCCGTCGTGACGATCATGGGTCACGTCGACCACGGCAAGACCAGCCTGCTGGACTACATCCGCAAGACCAAGGTCGCCGCCAAGGAAGCCGGGGGCATCACCCAGCACGTCGGGGCCTTCGAGGCGCAGACCAGCAAGGGCAAGATCGTGTTCATCGACACGCCCGGCCACGAGGCCTTCACGACCATCCGCGCGCGTGGCGCGAACGTCGCGGACATCGCGATCATCGTGATTGCCGCCGACGACAGCCTGATGCCGCAGACCCGCGAGGCCATCGCGCACGCGCAGGCCGCGAACGTCCCCATGCTGATCGCCATCAACAAGGTCGATCTGCCGCAGGCCGACCCGGACCGCGTGAAGACCGACCTGACCCAGCTGAACCTCGTGCCCGAAGAGTACGGCGGCGACCTCGTGGTCGTGCCCGTCTCCGCCAAGACCGGCGAGGGCGTCGAGGACCTGCTGGAGTACATCAGCCTGACCGCCGAACTCGAGGACCTGCGCGCCGACCCCAAGGGCACCTTCGGCGGCGTGATCATCGAGGGCAAGGTCGACAAGCAGGCGGGCGTGCTGGCCACCGTCATGGTGCAGGAAGGCACGCTGCACGTCAGCGACTTCCTGGTTGTCGGTGAGAACTACGGCAAGATCAAGGCCATGACCGACAGCAACGGCAACCGCATCAAGGAAGCCGGACCCAGCACGCCCGTGCAGGTCCTGGGCTTCAGCGAGGTGCCCAGCAGCGGCGAGAAGGTCCAGAGCGCCAAGAACGAGCACGCCGCCCGCGAGATCGTCGCCGCGCGCGCCAGTGACCGCCGCGACGCCGAGAACGCCCGCGTGCAGCGCCGCCTGACCCTCGAAGAGATGATGGGGCCGCTCGGCAGCGTCCGCACCGTGAACCTGATCCTGCGCGCCGACACGCAGGGCAGCGTCGAGGCGATCCAGGGCATCCTGGCCCGCAAGGAAAGCGACGACGTCAAGATCAACGTGATGCTCGCCGGCATCGGCGCGCCCACCGAGGGTGACGTGCTGCTGGCCAGCACCGCCGAGGCGACCATCCTGTGCTTCAGCGTCACCGCGTCGGGCGGCGTGAAGAAGGTCGCGGACACCAAGGGCGTGGATATCAAGTCCTTCCGGATCATCTACGAGCTCATCGACGAGGTCGACCGCCTGATCAAGGGCAACGTCGAACCCGTGTTCGAGGAGCAGTACCTGGGTCGCGCCGAGGTGCGGATGCTGATCAAGCACCCCAAGAGCGGCACCATTGCCGGTTCGTATGTCACCGACGGTCTCTTCAAGCGCAACGCCAAGGCCAAGGTCACGCGCGGCAAGCAGGTCGTCTACGAGGGCACCATCGTGGGCCTCAAGCGCTTCAAGGACGATGTGCGCGAAGTCAGGACCGGTTTCGAGTGCGGCATCAACCTCGACTGGAACGACGTGATGGAAGGCGACATCATCGAAGCCAGCGAGATGGTGGAAGTCGAGCAGAACTAA
- a CDS encoding YlxR family protein — MTVSPAPRSPDRHTPERTCVACRRRRPQSEFTRLTRTAAGWALRPGARVGRGAYVCADSPDCWQQGRLRRAFGAQAPAIAALLTGRGASDRPDLSGAVPAAPESTPHAPARVRDGSHRR; from the coding sequence TTGACGGTCTCCCCCGCTCCCCGCAGCCCGGACCGGCACACGCCGGAACGGACCTGTGTCGCGTGCCGCCGCCGGCGTCCCCAGTCGGAATTCACGCGCCTGACGCGGACAGCCGCGGGATGGGCGCTGCGGCCCGGAGCGCGCGTGGGGCGCGGCGCGTACGTGTGCGCCGACTCCCCGGACTGCTGGCAGCAGGGGCGACTCCGCCGCGCGTTCGGCGCGCAGGCACCGGCCATCGCGGCCCTCCTGACCGGACGGGGCGCATCCGACCGACCTGATCTCAGCGGCGCTGTACCGGCCGCACCAGAATCAACCCCGCACGCACCCGCACGGGTCCGTGACGGGTCTCACCGGAGGTGA
- the nusA gene encoding transcription termination factor NusA, translating to MTQPEFNFADALREVAQARNINEMQLIEAFEQSLAQAYTRNVEPDKRIEVHLDPQSGELEVLVVREVVEKVEDEHLQISLADALELDPGVEVGMEMEFPVDREKFSRIALQAAKQTLTQKMRETERNVVFNEYKDREGQVLTAQVVRSDNKGNWFVELGAGEAILPPREQIPGEKLTPGNRVKIYLKEVRKTPKGPTILASRADERLLDYLLKQEIPEVANGIVEVKAISREAGQRSKVAVFSHNSNVDPIGACIGHRGNRIQAVTGELGRERVDVILWDANTRDFIRNALSPAKVGLIEVQPDRREATVTVTPDQLSLAIGKGGQNVRLAAKLTGFKIDLRETAAISDLDAAMQQALADEQEGRDSGNAQSAFDALFKDSKSVATASPDDVQE from the coding sequence ATGACCCAGCCAGAATTCAACTTTGCCGACGCCCTGCGAGAAGTGGCGCAGGCCCGCAACATCAACGAGATGCAGCTGATCGAGGCGTTCGAGCAGTCGCTCGCGCAGGCCTACACCCGCAACGTCGAGCCCGACAAGCGCATCGAGGTCCACCTGGACCCGCAGAGCGGTGAACTGGAAGTGCTCGTGGTGCGCGAGGTCGTGGAGAAGGTCGAGGACGAGCACCTGCAGATCTCGCTGGCCGACGCGCTGGAACTCGATCCCGGCGTGGAAGTCGGCATGGAGATGGAGTTCCCCGTCGACCGCGAGAAGTTCAGCCGCATCGCGCTGCAGGCCGCCAAGCAGACCCTGACGCAGAAGATGCGCGAAACGGAACGCAACGTGGTCTTCAACGAGTACAAGGACCGCGAGGGTCAGGTGCTGACCGCGCAGGTGGTCCGCAGCGACAACAAGGGCAACTGGTTCGTGGAACTCGGTGCCGGCGAGGCGATCCTGCCGCCCCGCGAGCAGATTCCGGGCGAGAAACTCACGCCGGGCAACCGCGTGAAGATCTACCTGAAGGAAGTCCGCAAGACCCCCAAGGGCCCGACCATCCTGGCCAGCCGCGCCGACGAGCGTCTGCTGGACTACCTGCTCAAGCAGGAGATTCCCGAGGTCGCCAACGGCATCGTGGAGGTCAAGGCGATCAGCCGCGAGGCCGGTCAGCGCTCCAAGGTCGCGGTGTTCTCCCATAACAGCAACGTGGACCCCATCGGCGCGTGCATCGGTCACCGCGGGAACCGCATCCAGGCCGTGACGGGCGAGCTGGGCCGCGAGCGCGTGGACGTGATCCTCTGGGACGCCAACACCCGCGACTTCATCCGCAACGCGCTCTCGCCCGCCAAGGTGGGCCTGATCGAGGTGCAACCCGACCGCCGCGAGGCGACCGTGACCGTCACGCCCGACCAGCTGTCCCTGGCCATCGGTAAGGGCGGGCAGAACGTGCGCCTGGCCGCCAAGCTGACCGGGTTCAAGATCGACCTGCGCGAGACGGCGGCCATCAGCGACCTGGACGCCGCGATGCAGCAGGCGCTGGCCGACGAGCAGGAAGGCCGCGACAGCGGCAACGCCCAGTCCGCATTCGACGCGCTGTTCAAGGACAGCAAGTCGGTCGCGACCGCCAGCCCGGACGACGTTCAGGAGTAA
- the rimP gene encoding ribosome maturation factor RimP gives MNNNGSNNQLEQIAQSALTPLGFEVLEVQVQNLGGQPIVLVRIDRLDEQPVTVEDLTKASRAAEAEFDRVDPITGEYRLEFESPGAKRPLTRARHFERMLGLKARVRGEGHAFTAPIAAVDGDLVSFDVAGERVTLRAGEFQANLAEFPDRHR, from the coding sequence ATGAATAACAACGGAAGCAACAATCAACTTGAGCAGATCGCGCAGTCGGCCCTTACTCCGCTGGGGTTCGAGGTGCTGGAAGTGCAGGTGCAGAACCTGGGCGGGCAGCCGATCGTGCTGGTCCGCATCGACCGGCTGGACGAGCAACCCGTCACGGTGGAGGACCTGACGAAAGCCAGCCGCGCCGCCGAGGCGGAATTCGACCGGGTGGACCCCATCACCGGCGAGTACCGCCTGGAATTCGAATCGCCCGGCGCCAAGCGTCCCCTGACGCGCGCCCGGCACTTCGAGCGGATGCTGGGCCTCAAGGCCCGCGTGCGCGGCGAGGGACACGCCTTCACGGCGCCCATTGCCGCGGTCGACGGTGACCTCGTGAGTTTCGACGTGGCCGGTGAGCGCGTGACCCTGCGCGCCGGGGAATTCCAGGCGAACCTCGCGGAGTTCCCGGACCGTCACCGTTAA
- a CDS encoding YkgJ family cysteine cluster protein produces the protein MTQARPSPHAAVTDPVRAGYARYAQQAERWLGRYQQQGGRVFCGAGCFACCNMPIRVSLAEALIMTAALTPEQARAVEAHARAAVANARTARSDEQYVQRHRDEVGYCPILNRETGGCSQYDARPTRCRDTFSAFPATYCESGTLERMTRREQAEYRREVARTPGTDGELHFIAPLEHLSEPVWVAASRAMRQSWGLEVWGDFWLLTTLGADSRFMSAVSQGNARAAWQIASGRGLAHRMLLEME, from the coding sequence ATGACCCAGGCACGCCCCTCCCCCCACGCCGCCGTGACCGATCCTGTCCGGGCCGGTTACGCCCGTTATGCCCAGCAGGCCGAACGCTGGCTGGGCCGCTACCAGCAGCAGGGTGGCCGCGTGTTCTGCGGCGCCGGCTGTTTCGCGTGCTGCAACATGCCCATCCGCGTCAGTCTGGCCGAGGCGCTGATCATGACGGCCGCCCTGACCCCCGAGCAGGCCCGCGCGGTCGAGGCGCACGCCCGCGCCGCCGTCGCCAACGCCCGCACCGCCCGCAGCGACGAGCAGTACGTGCAGCGCCACCGCGACGAGGTCGGCTACTGCCCGATCCTGAACCGCGAGACCGGCGGGTGCAGCCAGTACGACGCGCGCCCCACCCGCTGCCGTGACACCTTCAGCGCCTTTCCCGCCACGTACTGCGAGAGCGGCACCCTGGAACGCATGACGCGCCGCGAGCAGGCCGAGTACCGCCGCGAGGTTGCCCGCACCCCCGGCACCGACGGCGAACTGCACTTCATCGCGCCGCTGGAGCACCTGTCTGAACCCGTGTGGGTCGCGGCCTCCCGCGCCATGCGCCAGAGCTGGGGCCTGGAAGTCTGGGGGGATTTCTGGCTGCTGACCACCCTGGGGGCCGACTCCCGGTTCATGTCGGCCGTCTCGCAGGGCAACGCCCGCGCCGCGTGGCAGATCGCGTCCGGGCGGGGGCTGGCACACCGGATGCTGCTGGAAATGGAGTGA
- a CDS encoding HD domain-containing phosphohydrolase: MFRRPRTQPPAPGTPDPRKTGISVPGEPLDATRVLSDLLSRPSQEGILEGALSYAATLLGGAVQGYAVVRRGQDRVAAVFGYPKELLGAALSGPWSALRPRVLADGSRELYEQNGPEVTALLDSCGLRDVTVSLVVPLSDRGRNLGALVLDRTGPEGVTPGAQEAVTKWAAAVAPLLGVLEGREEWRQAARQLTAALVEAVESREFDSLGHAQSVADISMKLGRMVGLAGRELDELWFAATLHDLGKLHGEPGHALVGANFLHGVPHLAEAQKAIRHHHERWDGQGEPDKLAGEDIPLYARILAVANAFVRMGDVDRLKPHAGKALDARLVGLLEKLPK, translated from the coding sequence GTGTTCCGACGCCCCCGTACCCAGCCCCCGGCCCCAGGCACTCCTGACCCGCGCAAGACCGGGATTTCGGTGCCGGGAGAGCCGCTGGACGCCACGCGCGTCCTGTCGGACCTGCTGTCCCGACCCTCGCAGGAGGGCATCCTGGAAGGCGCGCTGTCGTACGCCGCGACCCTGCTGGGCGGCGCCGTGCAGGGGTACGCGGTCGTGCGGCGCGGCCAGGACCGCGTGGCGGCCGTGTTCGGCTACCCGAAGGAGCTGCTGGGCGCGGCGCTCAGCGGTCCCTGGTCGGCCCTGCGGCCACGCGTGCTGGCCGACGGTTCCCGCGAACTGTACGAGCAGAACGGCCCGGAGGTCACGGCCCTGCTCGACAGCTGCGGCCTGCGGGACGTGACGGTGTCGCTGGTCGTGCCGCTCAGCGACCGGGGCCGGAACCTGGGCGCGCTGGTCCTCGACCGCACCGGCCCGGAAGGCGTGACGCCCGGCGCGCAGGAGGCCGTCACGAAATGGGCGGCGGCCGTCGCGCCGCTGCTGGGCGTGCTGGAGGGCCGCGAGGAATGGCGGCAGGCGGCGCGGCAGCTGACCGCCGCCCTGGTCGAGGCGGTCGAGAGCCGCGAGTTCGATTCGCTGGGGCACGCGCAGTCGGTGGCGGACATCAGCATGAAGCTCGGGCGCATGGTGGGCCTGGCCGGGCGGGAACTGGACGAACTGTGGTTCGCGGCGACCCTGCACGACCTCGGCAAGCTGCACGGCGAGCCTGGGCACGCGCTGGTCGGCGCGAACTTCCTGCATGGCGTGCCGCACCTCGCCGAGGCGCAGAAGGCCATCCGCCACCACCACGAGCGCTGGGACGGGCAGGGCGAACCGGACAAACTGGCCGGCGAGGACATTCCCCTGTACGCCCGCATCCTGGCCGTCGCGAACGCGTTCGTGCGCATGGGCGACGTGGACCGCCTGAAACCGCACGCCGGCAAGGCCCTGGACGCCCGACTGGTCGGCCTGCTGGAGAAACTGCCGAAGTGA
- a CDS encoding phosphotransferase, whose product MTLRSAPHGDAPSPRFPVLEARFGPLRPLDAGMQSRVYATADGVIVKVYRNQQGDHRTEADNLRRAGLGDWVIDALEADGIEALVMRQFPGRPLRPADVTRAAGPLRAVLGALHREQRGVVDLRRVRERLQRFRSALAAYPLEDLFDAVELPLERGLLDRPASFCHLDLWHDNILITDQAGPDQRLLVIDWTKSGWDDPLRDLALLKTGTLDLLAPDESLRLALEFLPDHAPITLTRYRAYLALTTLHDLYWLLMNEPYEFDGQRAEKLPRARHVLARLPALP is encoded by the coding sequence TTGACCCTGAGGTCCGCCCCGCACGGAGACGCGCCGTCGCCCCGCTTCCCGGTGCTCGAGGCGCGCTTCGGGCCGCTGCGTCCCCTGGACGCCGGCATGCAGAGCCGCGTGTACGCCACGGCGGACGGCGTGATCGTGAAGGTCTACCGCAACCAGCAGGGCGACCACCGCACCGAGGCCGACAACCTGCGCCGCGCCGGGCTGGGCGACTGGGTGATCGACGCGCTGGAAGCAGACGGCATCGAGGCGCTCGTCATGCGGCAGTTCCCGGGCCGCCCGCTGCGTCCGGCCGACGTGACCCGCGCCGCCGGCCCGCTGCGCGCCGTGCTGGGCGCCCTGCACCGTGAGCAGCGCGGCGTGGTGGACCTGCGCCGCGTCCGCGAGCGTCTGCAGCGCTTCCGCAGCGCCCTGGCCGCCTACCCGCTCGAGGACCTGTTCGACGCGGTCGAGCTTCCCCTCGAACGCGGCCTGCTGGACCGCCCCGCCTCGTTCTGCCACCTGGACCTCTGGCACGACAACATCCTGATCACGGATCAGGCCGGGCCGGACCAGCGGCTGCTGGTGATCGACTGGACGAAATCCGGCTGGGACGACCCGCTGCGGGACCTCGCGCTGCTCAAGACCGGCACGCTGGACCTGCTTGCGCCGGACGAGAGCCTGCGGCTCGCGCTGGAGTTCCTGCCAGACCACGCGCCCATCACGCTCACCCGCTACCGCGCGTACCTGGCACTGACCACCCTGCACGACCTGTACTGGCTGCTGATGAACGAACCCTACGAATTCGACGGTCAGCGCGCCGAGAAACTGCCGCGCGCCCGGCACGTGCTGGCGCGGCTGCCGGCCCTGCCGTGA
- the upp gene encoding uracil phosphoribosyltransferase produces the protein MVTVVTHPLVQHKLSVMRDVHTGVKEFRELAGELSLLLAYEAMRDLETVQETVQTPITQAEFPMLSGKKLALVAILRAGLIMTDAIVQLVPAAKVGHIGLYRDPESLLPVAYYNKLPTDIAERRVFLTDPMLATGGSAVAAIERLKEAGATSIKLMCILAAPEGIALIEREHPDVEMVVAAVDSHLNDHGYIVPGLGDAGDRIYGTK, from the coding sequence ATGGTTACTGTCGTTACCCACCCCCTGGTCCAGCACAAACTCTCGGTCATGCGTGACGTCCACACCGGCGTGAAGGAATTCCGCGAACTGGCCGGCGAACTCAGCCTGCTGCTCGCCTACGAGGCCATGCGCGACCTCGAGACCGTGCAGGAGACCGTGCAGACGCCCATCACCCAGGCCGAATTCCCGATGCTGAGCGGCAAGAAACTGGCCCTGGTCGCCATCCTCCGCGCCGGGCTGATCATGACCGACGCGATCGTGCAGCTCGTCCCGGCCGCCAAGGTCGGGCACATCGGCCTGTACCGCGACCCGGAATCCCTGCTGCCGGTCGCGTACTACAACAAGCTGCCCACCGACATCGCCGAGCGGCGCGTGTTCCTGACCGACCCGATGCTCGCCACGGGCGGCAGCGCCGTCGCCGCCATCGAACGCCTGAAGGAGGCCGGCGCGACCAGCATCAAGCTGATGTGCATCCTCGCCGCGCCGGAAGGCATCGCCCTGATCGAACGCGAGCACCCGGACGTCGAGATGGTCGTCGCGGCCGTCGACTCGCACCTGAACGACCACGGGTACATCGTTCCCGGTCTGGGAGACGCCGGCGACCGCATCTACGGCACGAAGTGA